One Endozoicomonas gorgoniicola DNA window includes the following coding sequences:
- the tnpC gene encoding IS66 family transposase: protein MNTITTPDSPTFESLQLEIIQLKTKLAWYEEQFRLYQHKKFGSSSERFEDQGLLFNEAEELAEEATEEEQEPETQTIEAHQRKKPVRKTLSEDLPRDVVTLDVSEEEKQCDCCGKELQAFGHESSCKLDIVPAQVKVIEFQRLKYRCECESGVKTAPMPKLPIPKSIATPGLLAWIITSKYCDALPLYRQEFILKRMGVEIRRASMAEWMIRVSVLLQPLYDTLQKMLVKQPCIQADETPLQVLNEPDRTPQNKSYMWLYRTTGQLGSPVVLYNYQSGRDHGRPQAFLSGFSGYLQCDGLPAYKTLSSKQPEIELVGCLAHARRKFKEALDAIPKKKGVPQTKVSKPAQVLNMIQTLYAIERRIKDKSVEERFQIRQSESRPVMDKLKKWLDRQQPKIAPKSRLGKAITYAQNQWSYLMRYLDSGLLDIDNNAAERAIKPFVIGRKNWLFAQCVDGAKASAVLYSLIETAKANGLEPYAWFRYVLSKLPQLSKGSSVEHLLPMKLTQDDLKIADWWK from the coding sequence ATGAATACGATCACTACGCCAGACAGCCCGACCTTTGAATCGCTTCAGTTGGAAATTATCCAGCTGAAGACGAAACTGGCGTGGTATGAAGAACAGTTCCGGTTATATCAGCATAAGAAATTTGGTTCCTCCAGCGAACGTTTTGAAGATCAGGGACTGCTCTTTAATGAAGCGGAAGAACTGGCTGAAGAAGCCACTGAAGAAGAGCAAGAGCCTGAAACCCAAACCATTGAGGCTCACCAGCGGAAAAAGCCTGTCAGAAAAACATTATCTGAAGACCTGCCCCGTGATGTTGTAACGCTGGATGTCTCCGAAGAAGAAAAACAATGCGACTGCTGTGGCAAAGAGCTTCAGGCGTTTGGTCACGAAAGCAGCTGCAAGCTGGATATTGTTCCGGCCCAGGTTAAAGTCATTGAATTTCAGCGGTTAAAGTATCGCTGTGAGTGCGAGTCTGGCGTCAAGACCGCGCCGATGCCGAAACTGCCTATCCCCAAGAGTATTGCCACCCCCGGCCTGCTGGCCTGGATTATCACCAGTAAATACTGTGACGCCCTGCCACTGTACCGTCAGGAGTTTATCCTCAAGCGCATGGGCGTAGAGATCCGTCGTGCGTCAATGGCTGAATGGATGATCAGGGTGTCGGTTTTACTTCAGCCACTGTACGACACTTTACAGAAGATGCTGGTTAAGCAGCCATGCATCCAGGCGGATGAAACACCACTACAGGTATTGAACGAACCTGATCGTACACCGCAAAACAAGTCCTACATGTGGCTGTATCGTACGACAGGACAGCTGGGCTCTCCCGTTGTGTTGTACAACTACCAGTCAGGTCGGGATCACGGACGACCACAGGCATTTTTGTCGGGTTTTAGCGGCTATTTACAATGTGACGGCTTGCCTGCCTATAAAACCCTGAGCAGCAAGCAGCCGGAGATTGAACTGGTTGGCTGCCTGGCGCACGCCCGCAGAAAATTCAAGGAAGCTCTGGACGCCATCCCAAAAAAGAAGGGCGTACCACAGACTAAAGTCAGCAAACCGGCCCAGGTGCTGAACATGATCCAGACGCTCTACGCCATAGAGCGAAGGATCAAAGACAAATCCGTTGAAGAACGCTTCCAGATCCGGCAATCGGAAAGCCGACCGGTTATGGATAAGCTGAAAAAATGGCTGGACAGGCAGCAACCCAAAATAGCCCCGAAAAGCAGGCTTGGCAAAGCCATTACTTATGCACAAAATCAGTGGTCTTACCTGATGCGCTACCTTGATAGTGGGCTGCTGGACATTGACAACAATGCCGCAGAGCGAGCGATAAAACCCTTTGTGATCGGTCGCAAAAACTGGCTCTTCGCCCAATGCGTAGATGGAGCCAAAGCCAGCGCAGTGTTGTACAGCCTGATCGAAACGGCCAAAGCCAACGGTCTGGAGCCTTATGCATGGTTCCGCTACGTACTGTCTAAATTACCTCAGCTATCCAAAGGCAGCAGTGTCGAACACCTGTTGCCTATGAAGCTCACACAGGATGATTTAAAAATAGCGGATTGGTGGAAATAG
- the pglZ gene encoding BREX-1 system phosphatase PglZ type A produces the protein MQSPEIQENLTRLFQDNRVVFWQDPDGEYQESVESLLPAGVKLIDLNIEPKLKVKVELELGAADQQFLVYEPYPRPATEEDWLLDVRFYAAPFAADRSSQILQQLGLETMTLRDHISLRKKFFASKVRLTALQKRVDSSDTATILDRKMMAVLAKCETNDLTSLVITLFQELARAGSLEAESKSLAEFTKYDLEASFWEQVKAGFGYETTEPSLKNLLLSMLVTDFHHSVGAVPVSMHALLLRSFGESNVVVCLGRWRDSATSSFGYDKLSAQAARVLKLEEHLPELNVDNLFETRTFLLVEQFVASRLRDRLLAEADSLDELAFCERVVARQSGYWASVLLSDNEDAARTAFQNVYKALEVAARFMVLTQQDAFSFGSAEEAVTQYRETFYKVDQYYRQVCEAVMAVSEYGWDLLKPLLAEVEARYNQRYLTPFSLAWGKVLEEKSDTGRSLLEHWRINGVAPQQHFFRTKVQPVLDKPGDRRVFVVISDAFRYEAAEELARELNGSNRISADLGAQLGVLPSYTKLGMAALLPHSSITYKDKRVMVDGQSSASLEDRCNLLAKVKGTAIKAETFMAMRKDEGRAFIKPWQVVYIYHNKVDAVGDSGSTESGTFDAVRDSIDELSAICNRILKSLNGTQVFVTADHGFLYQESAPTEINNLGRAEAADLVEQKKRYVLGRNLPVNNSAYAGQVSDTSDADTDMGFWIPKGIGRFHFIGGARFVHGGAMPQEVVVPVLNVKQLKGKHAEGAVSRTTGVTVMGQNFRISTLRYRFQLVQTESVSERVKPLTIKVGLYDLSSGQEPVSNVEMLKLSSTSSSLDDKLQTLWLTLKNRDYDSQGQYALVIHNAETGVEEARVSVTINLAFGMDF, from the coding sequence ATGCAATCCCCTGAAATTCAGGAAAACCTGACCCGACTGTTCCAGGATAACCGGGTTGTGTTCTGGCAAGACCCTGATGGTGAATATCAGGAGTCGGTTGAGTCTTTGCTACCGGCAGGTGTAAAGCTGATAGACCTTAATATAGAACCCAAGCTGAAGGTGAAAGTGGAGCTTGAGCTGGGTGCTGCTGACCAGCAATTCCTGGTTTATGAGCCTTATCCAAGGCCTGCGACAGAGGAAGACTGGCTGCTGGATGTGCGCTTTTATGCTGCTCCTTTTGCAGCAGATCGTAGCTCACAGATTTTGCAACAGCTGGGCCTGGAAACCATGACGCTGCGGGATCATATCAGCCTGCGGAAAAAATTCTTTGCCAGCAAGGTTCGCCTGACTGCTTTGCAGAAGCGAGTAGATTCTTCCGATACCGCGACAATACTGGACCGGAAAATGATGGCGGTTCTGGCGAAGTGTGAAACCAATGACCTGACTTCACTGGTCATAACGTTATTTCAGGAGCTGGCCCGGGCAGGTTCTTTAGAAGCTGAAAGTAAATCATTGGCTGAATTCACTAAATATGACCTTGAAGCAAGCTTCTGGGAACAGGTGAAAGCTGGCTTTGGCTACGAAACAACAGAACCTTCATTAAAAAACCTGTTGCTCAGTATGCTGGTCACAGATTTCCATCATAGTGTCGGGGCTGTTCCGGTGAGTATGCATGCCTTGTTACTGCGTTCATTCGGTGAAAGCAATGTGGTGGTTTGTCTGGGTCGTTGGCGTGACAGTGCAACCAGCTCTTTTGGTTATGACAAGCTCAGCGCTCAGGCTGCCAGAGTTCTTAAACTGGAAGAACATTTGCCAGAGCTGAATGTCGACAACCTGTTTGAAACCAGAACCTTCTTACTGGTCGAGCAGTTTGTTGCCAGTCGTTTGCGGGATCGCTTACTGGCTGAGGCAGACAGTCTGGATGAGCTGGCCTTTTGTGAACGGGTGGTAGCGCGGCAAAGTGGCTATTGGGCCAGTGTGCTGTTGTCAGATAATGAAGATGCAGCCAGAACGGCCTTCCAGAATGTTTATAAAGCCCTGGAAGTTGCAGCCCGTTTTATGGTGCTGACTCAGCAGGATGCTTTTTCATTTGGTTCTGCAGAAGAGGCTGTTACCCAGTACCGTGAGACTTTTTATAAGGTTGACCAGTATTACCGTCAGGTGTGTGAAGCGGTTATGGCCGTCAGTGAATATGGCTGGGATCTGCTGAAACCATTATTAGCTGAAGTGGAAGCCCGTTATAACCAGCGTTATTTAACACCGTTTTCTCTGGCCTGGGGAAAAGTGCTGGAAGAAAAATCGGACACTGGTCGTTCATTGCTGGAACACTGGCGTATTAATGGTGTTGCACCTCAACAGCACTTTTTCCGTACAAAAGTTCAGCCTGTTCTCGACAAGCCGGGAGATCGCCGGGTATTTGTGGTGATCAGCGATGCTTTCCGATATGAAGCCGCTGAAGAGCTGGCACGGGAACTTAATGGCAGTAATCGGATAAGTGCAGACCTTGGTGCCCAGCTGGGTGTCTTACCTTCCTACACAAAACTGGGTATGGCAGCACTGCTCCCGCACAGTAGCATTACCTATAAAGATAAAAGGGTCATGGTTGATGGTCAGTCATCGGCCTCGCTGGAAGACCGCTGTAATTTGCTGGCAAAAGTGAAGGGTACGGCCATTAAAGCGGAAACCTTTATGGCGATGCGTAAAGATGAAGGCCGGGCATTTATTAAGCCCTGGCAGGTGGTATACATCTATCACAATAAGGTCGATGCGGTAGGAGACAGCGGCAGTACAGAAAGCGGCACTTTTGATGCGGTACGTGACTCGATTGACGAACTGTCGGCCATTTGCAACCGGATTCTGAAAAGCCTTAACGGCACCCAGGTGTTTGTCACCGCTGATCATGGTTTCCTTTATCAGGAAAGTGCGCCAACAGAGATCAACAACCTTGGTCGTGCAGAGGCTGCCGATCTGGTTGAACAGAAAAAACGTTATGTTCTGGGACGTAATCTGCCTGTCAATAACAGTGCTTATGCGGGGCAGGTTTCTGATACTTCGGACGCAGATACTGATATGGGTTTCTGGATTCCAAAAGGCATTGGCCGTTTTCACTTCATTGGCGGGGCTCGCTTTGTTCACGGCGGAGCTATGCCACAGGAAGTGGTGGTGCCGGTGTTGAATGTTAAGCAGCTGAAAGGCAAACATGCTGAAGGGGCTGTCAGCAGAACCACAGGCGTCACGGTTATGGGGCAAAACTTCCGTATTTCCACTCTGCGTTATCGATTCCAGCTGGTTCAGACAGAATCGGTAAGCGAAAGAGTTAAACCTTTGACCATTAAAGTTGGTCTGTATGACCTGAGTTCCGGGCAGGAGCCCGTGAGTAATGTTGAAATGTTAAAGTTATCCAGCACTTCGAGCAGTCTGGATGACAAGCTGCAAACGTTATGGCTGACCCTGAAGAACAGGGATTACGACAGTCAGGGACAATATGCATTGGTAATTCACAATGCAGAAACCGGCGTTGAGGAAGCCCGGGTAAGTGTGACTATCAACCTGGCCTTTGGTATGGACTTTTAA
- a CDS encoding DUF4435 domain-containing protein has product MSKASSRCIREIEEEMIGNTGHRVLLVEGTDDVAAFSVWMTKSFGAEWENKWVVAEAGKKSLVLEILQEKPHWLGVIDRDEWSSDRIAELEAGQENLWVLPRYCIENYLIVPEELWQALPPIQQSKVQGGFHVFKELLTDDLTRWIKHGALWSVVNPLWEGLRSLGFKEALLSPDIVTDDAAVQQKLTEWHDFLEPVDIFNNYQQRLQEAQSLEVAEQLSRFVHGKKFYDTVVNSVLNDFLGQERAARRQTDIINSLLVPDDLHPLWEKMELASRESTESRD; this is encoded by the coding sequence GTGAGTAAAGCCAGTAGTCGATGTATACGTGAAATTGAAGAAGAAATGATCGGTAATACCGGTCATCGGGTTCTGCTGGTAGAAGGCACTGATGATGTAGCAGCTTTTAGTGTCTGGATGACAAAATCTTTTGGTGCCGAGTGGGAAAATAAGTGGGTGGTTGCGGAGGCTGGCAAAAAATCTCTGGTTCTTGAAATCTTGCAGGAAAAACCGCATTGGCTTGGTGTTATTGACCGGGATGAATGGTCTTCTGATCGTATTGCAGAACTTGAAGCTGGTCAGGAAAACCTCTGGGTTTTACCAAGGTACTGCATTGAAAACTATCTGATTGTGCCAGAAGAACTTTGGCAGGCTCTTCCTCCTATACAGCAAAGTAAAGTGCAGGGTGGCTTTCATGTCTTTAAAGAGCTGCTCACCGATGATCTGACGCGCTGGATTAAGCATGGTGCGCTCTGGTCTGTAGTTAATCCTCTTTGGGAAGGTTTACGCTCACTCGGGTTCAAAGAGGCTTTGCTTTCCCCGGATATTGTGACTGACGATGCGGCAGTTCAGCAAAAACTGACAGAGTGGCATGATTTTCTTGAACCTGTTGATATTTTCAACAATTATCAGCAGCGGCTTCAGGAAGCACAGTCGTTAGAAGTAGCTGAACAGTTAAGCCGTTTCGTACATGGCAAAAAATTTTACGATACCGTTGTGAACTCGGTATTGAATGACTTTCTGGGGCAAGAGCGAGCCGCAAGACGGCAAACGGATATTATCAACAGTTTGTTGGTGCCAGATGACCTGCACCCGCTATGGGAGAAAATGGAGCTTGCCAGCAGAGAAAGTACAGAGTCGAGAGATTAA
- a CDS encoding AAA family ATPase, with protein MKVCSLHFKEVGPLGTRTIDLSDNWEGGIEDLVLFTGPNGCGKSTVLRAVSMLWDAFGYWLDRRMPLPAKHPARTWLQQWEGLSVVIEHQMSGPNKYFGLVFGEQDWVNNFLIQHHCSDWMGELHTISARSKRKSRFISDPECLDIWAGLRNKMVVSFDQVDVPNVVYLDAEERRWVTPRRNVGEHLPDQPTLRWLTRYQATEDWKGQLESSLLNLKITQPKKFSAVVNDLNNFLAGKVIDTKVHPGENRLRVRVQGQRRFHHSLDELSAGEHQVLILVYMISRWAENGCVVMIDEPDLYLHPSLVNALLANLEQLVQKRKGQLLITSHSPDVWKRYENKGMRFELEATQ; from the coding sequence ATGAAAGTATGTTCATTGCACTTTAAAGAGGTCGGGCCTCTCGGAACCCGAACCATCGATTTATCCGATAACTGGGAAGGTGGTATCGAAGATCTGGTTTTGTTCACCGGCCCTAATGGTTGTGGCAAGTCAACAGTACTCAGGGCGGTATCCATGTTATGGGACGCTTTTGGTTATTGGTTGGATCGAAGAATGCCATTGCCAGCAAAGCATCCTGCCCGCACCTGGCTGCAACAGTGGGAAGGTCTGTCTGTGGTTATTGAGCATCAGATGTCTGGCCCGAATAAGTATTTCGGCTTGGTGTTCGGTGAACAGGATTGGGTAAATAACTTCTTAATCCAACACCATTGTTCTGACTGGATGGGAGAGCTTCACACGATAAGTGCCCGTTCAAAACGCAAGTCAAGGTTTATTTCAGACCCGGAGTGTCTTGATATTTGGGCTGGTCTTCGAAACAAAATGGTAGTGTCTTTTGACCAGGTGGACGTCCCTAATGTTGTCTATCTGGATGCAGAAGAGCGTCGCTGGGTAACCCCCAGGAGAAATGTCGGTGAACATTTACCTGACCAACCGACTTTGCGCTGGCTGACACGCTATCAGGCTACAGAGGACTGGAAAGGTCAGCTTGAGTCTTCATTATTGAATCTTAAAATCACTCAGCCCAAAAAGTTCTCAGCCGTTGTTAATGACCTGAACAATTTTCTGGCAGGCAAGGTCATTGATACAAAAGTACATCCTGGTGAGAACCGCCTGCGGGTTAGAGTACAGGGGCAGCGGCGGTTTCATCATTCCCTTGATGAGCTTAGCGCAGGAGAGCACCAGGTTTTAATTCTTGTTTATATGATCAGTCGTTGGGCTGAGAATGGCTGCGTGGTAATGATAGATGAGCCCGATTTATACCTTCATCCGTCTCTCGTTAATGCCTTATTAGCGAATCTCGAACAGCTGGTGCAGAAGCGGAAAGGTCAGCTATTAATAACATCCCATTCGCCAGATGTATGGAAACGCTACGAGAACAAAGGCATGCGTTTTGAGCTGGAGGCTACCCAGTGA
- a CDS encoding AAA family ATPase: MNIKKIRLQGYKSAADIVLENVSPFSMFAGPNGSGKSNLADGLAFFSAIVRSGAEQAIRAFGGYSQIHCFKFRKARATTAALEIEILLKEKTYHYSIKLFQMDAAPQLEEKLTVDGEVFIRRKRGDAPTIKLAAEQGMQTLPDYPDELSALMLAKFLPIYKLLANIRVFRFDPLGAKEPDIASADASELDGHGRNVATMLSVLEKNRGFREEILEWIELLVPGMAKVTTEQQRLDGRTIIKFKEEGTKDFFPANLISDGTIYALCIMTAVLSREGGLGITFIEEPERGIHPQAIAELVSLMRDYASTEHPVFVTTHSESIVRSGSQSELWVINKVGGKTQLKNAALNGVELGDLNLDKVWLMNFFDGELPW, encoded by the coding sequence ATGAATATAAAGAAAATCCGTCTGCAGGGTTATAAAAGTGCTGCGGACATTGTTCTGGAAAATGTTTCGCCGTTCTCCATGTTTGCCGGGCCTAATGGTTCCGGCAAAAGTAACCTTGCCGATGGGTTGGCTTTTTTTAGTGCCATTGTTCGCTCCGGAGCCGAGCAGGCTATTCGTGCTTTTGGTGGATATAGCCAGATCCATTGTTTCAAATTCCGCAAGGCACGAGCCACAACGGCTGCCCTTGAGATTGAGATTCTGCTGAAGGAAAAGACGTACCATTATTCTATTAAGCTGTTTCAGATGGACGCAGCTCCGCAACTGGAAGAGAAACTGACCGTTGATGGTGAAGTGTTCATTCGTCGAAAACGTGGTGATGCGCCAACCATTAAGTTAGCCGCTGAGCAGGGAATGCAGACACTGCCGGATTATCCGGATGAACTTTCGGCGTTAATGCTGGCGAAGTTTTTACCCATCTACAAACTTCTGGCTAATATCCGTGTGTTTCGGTTTGATCCTTTGGGGGCAAAAGAGCCTGATATCGCTTCGGCTGATGCTTCCGAGCTAGACGGTCATGGTCGTAATGTTGCCACGATGCTTTCAGTGCTGGAAAAAAACCGGGGTTTCCGGGAAGAGATTCTGGAGTGGATAGAGCTGTTAGTTCCAGGCATGGCTAAGGTCACTACAGAACAGCAGCGCCTGGATGGACGCACCATTATCAAGTTTAAGGAAGAAGGCACAAAGGACTTTTTCCCTGCCAATTTGATTTCGGACGGCACTATTTATGCCTTGTGTATTATGACAGCAGTACTGAGTCGGGAAGGTGGTTTGGGAATTACTTTTATTGAGGAACCCGAGCGAGGCATCCATCCTCAGGCCATTGCAGAACTGGTTTCTCTCATGCGGGACTATGCCTCGACAGAACACCCTGTTTTTGTAACAACACACAGCGAGTCTATCGTTCGTAGTGGTAGCCAGAGTGAGTTATGGGTAATTAATAAGGTTGGCGGTAAAACTCAACTGAAAAATGCAGCACTCAATGGCGTTGAACTGGGTGATCTGAATCTTGATAAAGTCTGGCTGATGAACTTCTTTGACGGGGAGTTGCCATGGTGA
- a CDS encoding BREX-1 system adenine-specific DNA-methyltransferase PglX produces MRVDYVQPLLGKYESLIKLLRDNIEAASSTSARKKMEKELTLRQNQQLELRKYDEQLRH; encoded by the coding sequence ATGCGGGTAGACTATGTGCAGCCTTTGCTGGGCAAGTACGAGAGCCTGATCAAGCTGTTGCGGGACAACATCGAAGCCGCCAGTTCAACTTCAGCCCGCAAAAAAATGGAAAAGGAACTGACCCTGCGCCAGAACCAGCAACTGGAACTGCGTAAATACGACGAACAATTGCGCCACTAA
- a CDS encoding DUF1819 family protein yields MAQNVYPANFTKGSLLIPESKIIAGILLQEPSPAEWKRQIVDENILQRRTTNSALIVAGVIRSRLKTVNEELWKLVHTGG; encoded by the coding sequence ATGGCTCAAAATGTGTATCCGGCAAATTTTACCAAGGGATCACTCCTTATCCCTGAAAGCAAGATTATTGCGGGTATTTTACTTCAGGAACCTTCACCTGCTGAATGGAAACGGCAGATAGTGGATGAAAACATCTTGCAACGTCGCACCACAAATAGTGCGTTGATTGTTGCAGGAGTCATCCGCAGTCGCCTGAAAACAGTGAATGAAGAGCTTTGGAAGCTTGTTCACACTGGCGGTTGA
- a CDS encoding helix-turn-helix domain-containing protein produces MIRVLLKQKLDEKSFKERRRITFGEVSEATGISRATLNRIANVPGYKTNTEIISSLCGYFECTPGDLLLRIPEEAEE; encoded by the coding sequence ATGATCCGAGTCCTGCTCAAACAGAAACTGGATGAAAAATCCTTCAAAGAGCGCCGCCGTATAACGTTTGGTGAAGTTTCTGAAGCTACCGGTATAAGTCGCGCGACACTAAACCGTATTGCCAATGTCCCCGGCTACAAAACGAATACAGAGATTATCAGCAGCCTGTGCGGTTACTTTGAGTGCACGCCGGGTGATCTTCTGCTGCGTATTCCTGAAGAGGCAGAAGAGTGA
- a CDS encoding type I restriction-modification system subunit M N-terminal domain-containing protein, which produces MSQLENIEAIERRLWKSADTLRSNSELASNEYFLPVMGLIFLRHAYSRFLAVRDDIVASLPSRGGKTRKITKQDFSGKSAIYLKEEAQFDHLIALTDSDDRSEAIIQAMESIESEYENLKGQLPKQEYRNIPNDVLKILLNTLNPEELQKASGDIFGRIYEYFLTQFADQDAHDGGEFFTPVSLVQRSRFKQVDTTSVR; this is translated from the coding sequence ATGTCCCAACTGGAAAATATTGAAGCCATAGAAAGACGTCTGTGGAAGTCTGCTGATACGCTGCGGAGTAACTCAGAGCTGGCCAGTAACGAATATTTTCTGCCGGTGATGGGGCTGATTTTCTTGCGCCATGCCTACAGCCGCTTTCTGGCTGTGCGGGATGATATTGTTGCCAGCCTCCCCAGCCGTGGCGGTAAGACCCGGAAAATCACCAAGCAGGATTTTTCGGGCAAAAGCGCCATCTATCTGAAAGAAGAGGCTCAGTTTGACCACCTGATTGCGCTGACAGATTCCGATGATCGCAGCGAGGCCATTATTCAGGCCATGGAGTCCATCGAGTCGGAGTACGAAAACCTGAAAGGGCAGCTGCCCAAGCAGGAATACCGCAATATCCCCAACGATGTCCTGAAGATTCTGTTAAACACCCTGAACCCGGAAGAGCTGCAAAAGGCCAGTGGTGATATTTTTGGCCGTATCTACGAATACTTCCTGACCCAGTTCGCCGACCAGGACGCACACGACGGCGGTGAGTTTTTTACGCCGGTGTCGCTGGTGCAGCGGTCACGTTTCAAACAGGTTGATACCACATCCGTGAGATAA
- a CDS encoding BrnT family toxin, with translation MIKFEWDQTKNRSNQRKHGVSFEEAKSVFYDEYAVQYYDEKNSGAEDRFLMVGFSQESRVLLVCHCERNNGRSIRIISARKATSNERKQYEGSLS, from the coding sequence ATGATTAAGTTTGAATGGGATCAGACTAAAAACCGATCCAACCAAAGAAAACACGGAGTCTCCTTCGAGGAGGCAAAAAGCGTATTTTACGATGAATACGCTGTTCAATATTATGACGAGAAAAATTCCGGGGCTGAGGATAGGTTTTTGATGGTTGGTTTCAGTCAGGAATCCCGCGTTCTTCTTGTGTGTCACTGCGAGAGAAATAATGGTCGATCCATCCGGATTATCTCAGCTCGAAAGGCCACCAGTAATGAACGTAAACAGTATGAAGGGAGCTTATCATGA
- a CDS encoding BrnA antitoxin family protein, producing the protein MKDEYDLSKMKSRKNPYASKLKKSVTMRLGEDVINYFKNMAEETGVPYQSLINLYLRDCVAQHRKIDISWQPRP; encoded by the coding sequence ATGAAAGATGAATATGACCTCTCAAAAATGAAGTCCCGTAAAAACCCATACGCATCTAAACTGAAAAAATCTGTGACCATGCGGCTTGGCGAAGATGTCATAAACTATTTTAAAAACATGGCAGAAGAAACGGGTGTCCCTTATCAAAGCCTTATTAATCTTTACCTCAGGGACTGTGTGGCTCAACACCGTAAGATCGATATCTCGTGGCAACCCAGGCCATAG